In Mangifera indica cultivar Alphonso chromosome 1, CATAS_Mindica_2.1, whole genome shotgun sequence, a single genomic region encodes these proteins:
- the LOC123226664 gene encoding phosphatidylinositol 4-phosphate 5-kinase 9-like, whose translation MSGPVALAGNAGGALTCADRTKSLEAISDKEHINRLANGEAVHTTETSGFRAGELLLTNGESYSGSLLGNVPEGPGKYVWQDGCIYEGEWQRGMRHGNGKILWPSGAIYEGEFLGGYIHGRGTYTGPGGLTFKGRWKLNLKHGLGCQVYPNGDVFEGFWIQGTPEGHGMYTWANGNIYLGNMKGGKMSGKGTLTWRNGDSFEGSWLNGMMHGIGVYTWSDGGSYVGTWSRGLKDGKGSFYPKGSWGSASQELYLSALRKRGLLPDLRKQMHANAHHTSSVDMANAKIGGHRGCRRISADNLSKGNLINLEQSRSRNVSLERRWSLEVSIEKVIGHDSSLDLSESFSEGLEKESDANVPPIVEREYMQGVLISELVLNNSFSESSRREKRRQKKLVKEVKRPGEAIIKGHRSYDLMLSLQLGIRYTVGKITPVQRREVRASDFGPRASFWMIFPKQGSQLTPPHQSEDFKWKDYCPMVFRNLREMFKINAADYMMSICGNDALRELSSPGKSGSVFFLSQDDRFMIKTLRKSEVKVLLRMLPTYHHHVRSYENTLITKFFGLHRIKPSSGQKFRFVVMGNMFCTELRIHRRFDLKGSSLGRSTDNIEIDENTTLKDLDLNYSFYLEPSWREALLKQIETDSKFLEAQHIMDYSLLLGVHYRAPQHLRSLMNMQADGLGIVAEEEDEISNYPDGLVLVPRGTDDSSIVVGPHIRGSRLRASSAGYEEVDLLLPGTARLQIQLGVNMPSRAQLIPGKQEDLFHQSYDVVLYLGIIDILQDYNMSKKIEHAYKSLQFDSVSISAVDPMFYSQRFLEFIKKVFPITS comes from the exons ATGTCTGGCCCTGTGGCCCTTGCTGGTAATGCCGGAGGAGCACTTACTTGTGCAGACAGAACAAAGTCTCTTGAAGCCATCTCTGACAAAGAGCATATAAATAGATTGGCCAATGGTGAAGCTGTCCATACAACTGAAACCAGTGGTTTTAGAGCCGGGGAGCTCTTACTTACCAATGGGGAATCCTATTCTGGGTCATTACTGGGCAATGTACCTGAAGGTCCAGGGAAATATGTTTGGCAAGATGGTTGTATATATGAGGGCGAATGGCAACGTGGGATGAGACATGGAAACGGAAAAATTCTGTGGCCTTCTGGAGCTATTTATGAGGGTGAATTTTTAGGTGGTTATATTCATGGCAGAGGAACTTATACTGGCCCTGGTGGTTTGACCTTTAAGGGAAGATGGAAGTTGAATCTCAAACATGGGTTGGGGTGTCAAGTCTACCCAAATGGAGATGTCTTTGAAGGCTTTTGGATCCAGGGAACACCTGAAGGGCATGGTATGTATACCTGGGCTAATGGCAACATTTATTTGGGAAATATGAAAGGAGGGAAAATGTCAGGGAAAGGAACACTTACCTGGAGAAATGGAGACTCATTTGAAGGAAGCTGGTTAAATGGTATGATGCATGGAATTGGAGTGTATACATGGAGTGATGGTGGTAGCTATGTTGGAACTTGGTCACGAGGTTTAAAAGATGGGAAAGGATCTTTTTATCCCAAAGGCAGCTGGGGTTCAGCTTCACAAGAACTGTACCTCAGTGCTCTGAGAAAAAGAGGGCTATTGCCAGATTTGAGAAAGCAAATGCATGCAAATGCTCATCATACTTCTTCAGTGGATATGGCAAATGCCAAGATTGGTGGGCACAGAGGATGTCGTCGAATTTCAGCTGATAATCTCTCCAAGgggaatttaataaatttggaGCAGTCTCGTAGCAGAAATGTTTCCCTGGAAAGGCGTTGGAGCCTTGAGGTATCTATTGAAAAGGTGATTGGACATGATTCATCATTAGACTTGTCTGAATCTTTCTCAGAAGGCTTGGAGAAAGAGAGTGATGCCAATGTACCACCAATTGTGGAACGTGAATATATGCAAGGTGTTTTGATCAGTGAACTTGttttaaataacagtttttcAGAATCCTCTAGAAGAGAGAAACGACGACAAAAAAAACTAGTGAAAGAAGTGAAGAGACCTGGTGAGGCAATCATTAAAGGTCACAGGAGTTATGATTTAATGCTCAGTTTACAGCTTGGAATCAG ATATACTGTGGGGAAAATAACACCTGTACAAAGGCGAGAAGTTCGAGCATCAGACTTTGGTCCTCGGGCAAGTTTTTGGATGATTTTTCCGAAACAAGGGTCTCAACTAACACCGCCTCATCAATCAGAAGATTTCAAGTGGAAAGACTATTGCCCAATGGTTTTTAG GAATTTAAGggagatgttcaaaattaatGCAGCTGACTACATGATGTCCATTTGTGGAAATGATGCTCTCAGGGAACTTTCTTCTCCTGGGAAAAGTGGTAGTGTCTTTTTCCTTTCCCAAGATGATCGTTTCATGATTAAGACACTCCGGAAATCTGAAGTGAAG GTTCTTCTAAGAATGCTTCCGACCTATCATCATCATGTGAGGTCATATGAAAATACActcataacaaaattttttggtCTTCACAGGATCAAACCTTCAAGTGGTCAAAAG TTTCGCTTTGTAGTGATGGGAAATATGTTCTGCACAGAACTAAGGATTCATCGGAGATTTGATTTGAAGGGCTCATCATTGGGGCGCTCAACAGACAACATTGAAATTGATGAGAACACAACACTAAAGGATTTGGATCTAAACTACAGCTTTTATCTGGAACCTTCTTGGAGAGAGGCTTTATTAAA GCAGATAGAAACTGACAGCAAATTTTTGGAAGCTCAGCACATTATGGATTACAGCCTTTTGCTGGGTGTGCATTATCGAGCTCCCCAGCACTTGCGCTCTCTCATGAACATGCAAGCAGATGGATTGGGAATTGTTGCAGAGGAAG AGGACGAAATTTCCAACTACCCAGATGGCCTTGTTTTGGTCCCCCGTGGAACAGATGATAGTAGCATTGTTGTGGGCCCTCACATTAGAGGTAGCCGGTTGCGAGCATCATCTGCTGGTTATGAGGAGGTGGATCTCCTTCTTCCTGGTACAGCAAG ACTGCAGATTCAGCTTGGTGTGAACATGCCGTCAAGGGCACAGCTAATTCCTGGGAAGCAGGAAGATCTATTTCATCAGTCATATGATGTTGTTCTGTACCTGGGTATCATTGATATCTTGCAAGATTACAACATGTCTAAGAAGATTGAACATGCATACAAATCTCTTCAATTTGATTCTGTATCCATCTCTGCTGTAGACCCTATGTTCTACTCACAGCGGTTCTTAGAATTTATCAAGAAAGTCTTCCCCATTACAAGTTAA